One region of Clostridiales bacterium genomic DNA includes:
- a CDS encoding ATP-binding protein, whose amino-acid sequence MSNTLIIDSLNTLFSMSNTAVIGAQEQFVAFMNPAAQELFRGNRTNHKLTELLPAHITEATATEFVTSATIEKRHVIISVTSFGAFRLFSFVPQDENALRAGAQFAPFLASLNAFRTLTTYFSDYAMQLSDVRFRRNAAELTQFYYRLLRFTLNASTASGLYDGTLAFMPQLCDLGKECRTLLDNIQPITDANGIVLEVSIPDEPINCALDTALIQRMLLNIIANCTERCKHGDRIRFTVTQEGDHADITIRDDGVRIPPEKLGTIFIPLRVTGVDFSDLSSNSFGLTVALGIAEKHDGTILLESNEWGGTTFHVVLSTVLPETNLFRAPKVPYGHAQEDPIRIYLSDQMPKQEL is encoded by the coding sequence ATGAGCAATACTTTGATCATCGACTCGCTCAACACGCTGTTTTCGATGAGCAACACCGCCGTGATCGGCGCGCAGGAGCAATTTGTCGCGTTTATGAACCCGGCGGCGCAGGAACTGTTTCGCGGCAACCGCACAAATCACAAACTCACCGAGCTGCTGCCGGCGCACATCACGGAGGCCACGGCTACGGAATTCGTCACGTCTGCCACGATCGAAAAGCGCCACGTCATCATCTCCGTGACATCGTTTGGTGCGTTTCGGCTGTTCTCGTTCGTGCCGCAGGATGAAAACGCCCTGCGGGCCGGCGCGCAGTTTGCACCGTTTCTGGCATCTCTCAACGCTTTCCGCACGCTCACGACGTATTTTTCAGACTACGCCATGCAGCTCAGCGACGTGCGCTTCCGGCGCAACGCCGCCGAATTGACGCAGTTTTACTACCGGCTGCTGCGCTTCACGCTCAACGCCTCCACGGCCTCCGGCCTGTACGACGGCACGCTTGCGTTCATGCCGCAGCTGTGCGACCTGGGCAAGGAATGCCGGACGCTGCTGGATAACATCCAGCCGATCACCGACGCCAACGGCATCGTGCTGGAGGTCAGCATTCCGGACGAGCCGATCAACTGCGCGCTCGACACGGCGCTCATCCAGCGCATGCTGCTCAACATCATTGCCAACTGCACGGAGCGCTGCAAGCACGGCGACCGCATCCGCTTTACCGTCACGCAGGAGGGCGACCACGCCGACATCACCATTCGGGATGACGGTGTACGCATCCCGCCGGAAAAACTCGGGACGATCTTTATCCCGCTGCGTGTGACCGGCGTGGATTTTTCCGATCTGAGCAGCAACAGCTTTGGCCTGACGGTCGCACTCGGCATTGCGGAAAAGCACGATGGCACCATTCTCCTGGAGAGCAACGAATGGGGCGGAACCACGTTCCACGTCGTGCTCAGCACGGTGCTGCCGGAAACGAATCTCTTCCGTGCGCCGAAGGTGCCGTATGGTCACGCGCAGGAAGATCCCATCCGGATCTACCTGTCCGATCAAATGCCGAAACAGGAGCTGTAA
- a CDS encoding tyrosine-protein phosphatase, giving the protein MENNSSASERWLLRGAPNARDLGGLPTMDGRTIRPGLLLRSGELAGITEPDAQTLTEYPLRTVVDFRTDLEREQKPDRVLPGVQYVHCPIVQQAAAGLTREEHADPYAAVVAHAKAMAGRERAFMCELYRSLVTQAFSIAHYRQFFALLLAQTDGALLYHCTAGKDRVGVGTMLLLTALGVDWPVIVENYLITNERMAASTDCLLTAVVDYDLSEAEREVIRTFDRADAAFLTAARDAVAERYGSVDAFLTQALGVGAAERAALRARYLTAE; this is encoded by the coding sequence ATGGAAAACAACTCTTCGGCCTCTGAGCGCTGGCTGCTGCGCGGCGCGCCGAATGCGCGCGACCTCGGCGGCCTGCCCACCATGGATGGCCGCACGATCCGGCCGGGCCTGCTGCTGCGCAGCGGCGAACTTGCCGGCATCACAGAGCCGGACGCACAGACACTCACGGAATATCCGCTGCGCACGGTCGTGGATTTCCGCACGGACCTCGAGCGGGAGCAGAAACCGGACCGTGTCCTGCCGGGCGTGCAGTATGTCCACTGCCCGATCGTGCAGCAGGCGGCGGCCGGCCTGACGCGCGAGGAGCACGCCGACCCCTATGCGGCCGTCGTCGCGCACGCGAAAGCGATGGCCGGCCGGGAGCGGGCGTTCATGTGCGAACTGTACCGCAGTCTCGTCACGCAGGCATTCTCCATCGCGCACTACCGGCAGTTTTTTGCGCTTCTGCTCGCGCAGACGGACGGCGCGCTGCTCTACCACTGCACGGCGGGGAAAGACCGCGTCGGTGTCGGCACGATGCTGCTGCTGACGGCGCTGGGTGTGGACTGGCCGGTCATCGTGGAAAACTACCTGATCACCAACGAGCGCATGGCCGCCTCGACCGACTGTCTGCTGACGGCGGTCGTGGACTATGACCTGAGCGAGGCGGAGCGGGAGGTCATCCGCACGTTTGACCGCGCGGACGCGGCGTTCCTGACGGCTGCGCGCGATGCGGTCGCGGAGCGATACGGCAGTGTGGACGCTTTTCTGACGCAGGCGCTTGGTGTTGGCGCGGCCGAGCGGGCGGCGCTGCGCGCGCGTTACCTGACAGCAGAATAA
- a CDS encoding TatD family hydrolase, with protein MTQYFDTHAHYDSGKFNADREEVLRAVHESGVALIVDPGDCAATSARAVAIAQEYDFVYAAVGWHPEEAAGWTDDSLEQIRALAAQPKVCAIGEIGLDYYWDASTKATQEIMLRAQLELALELDLPVIIHDREAHGDSLRIVCDYPGLRGVFHCFSGSVEMARELLRRGWYLGFDGPITYKNAVKALDVIAACPTDRMLLETDSPYLSPVPNRGKRNDSRNLPYIAARIAEIKGMTTEEVAEVTLQNGKQLFGL; from the coding sequence ATGACGCAGTATTTCGATACCCACGCACACTACGACAGCGGAAAGTTCAACGCCGACCGCGAAGAGGTGCTGCGCGCCGTGCATGAGAGCGGCGTCGCGCTCATCGTGGATCCCGGCGACTGTGCTGCGACGTCCGCGCGCGCCGTCGCCATCGCACAGGAATATGATTTCGTCTATGCCGCCGTCGGCTGGCACCCGGAGGAAGCCGCCGGCTGGACGGACGACAGTCTGGAGCAGATCCGCGCGCTGGCGGCGCAGCCCAAGGTCTGCGCCATCGGCGAGATCGGTCTGGACTATTACTGGGACGCTTCCACGAAGGCGACGCAGGAGATCATGCTGCGCGCGCAGCTGGAGCTGGCGCTGGAGCTGGATCTCCCGGTCATCATCCACGACCGGGAGGCGCACGGCGACAGCCTGCGCATTGTGTGCGATTATCCAGGCCTGCGCGGCGTGTTCCACTGCTTTTCCGGCAGCGTGGAGATGGCGCGCGAGCTGCTGCGCCGCGGCTGGTACCTCGGCTTTGACGGCCCGATCACATATAAGAATGCCGTCAAGGCGCTGGACGTGATCGCCGCCTGCCCGACGGACCGGATGCTGCTCGAAACGGATTCGCCCTATCTGTCCCCGGTGCCGAACCGCGGCAAGCGCAACGATTCGCGCAACCTGCCGTACATTGCTGCGCGCATAGCGGAGATCAAGGGCATGACCACAGAAGAAGTCGCGGAGGTGACACTGCAAAATGGAAAACAACTCTTCGGCCTCTGA
- the nadE gene encoding NAD(+) synthase codes for MRDYAKEFENRVAFIRDLLKSSGAKGVIYGNSGGKDSALVGILCRAACDNTVGIMMPCASKRNFGEDMTDGLAVAEQFNIETRTVDLTAEKELVMQTVSAVTTLNQMATSNIAPRLRMLTLYTIGAAEGRLVAGTGNRSEAYMGYFTKWGDGAYDFNPIADLTVTEIYEFLTWLHAPENIIRKAPSAGLFEGQTDEQEMGVTYAAIDKYILTGEASEHDKAIIDRYHSRSEHKRRPAATYHAE; via the coding sequence ATGCGAGATTACGCAAAAGAATTTGAAAACCGCGTCGCCTTTATCCGCGACCTGCTCAAAAGCAGCGGCGCCAAAGGTGTCATCTACGGCAACAGCGGCGGCAAGGACAGCGCGCTCGTCGGCATCCTCTGCAGGGCCGCGTGCGACAATACGGTCGGCATCATGATGCCGTGCGCCTCCAAGCGCAACTTCGGCGAGGACATGACCGACGGTCTGGCCGTGGCCGAGCAGTTCAACATCGAGACGCGCACGGTCGATCTCACGGCGGAAAAGGAGCTCGTCATGCAGACGGTCTCCGCCGTCACGACGCTCAACCAGATGGCGACGTCGAACATCGCCCCGCGCCTGCGCATGCTCACGCTCTACACCATCGGCGCGGCCGAGGGCCGTCTCGTCGCCGGCACCGGCAACCGCAGCGAGGCATACATGGGCTATTTCACGAAGTGGGGCGACGGCGCGTATGACTTCAATCCCATCGCCGACCTGACCGTGACGGAAATTTACGAGTTCCTGACCTGGCTGCATGCGCCGGAAAACATCATCCGCAAAGCGCCGTCCGCCGGTCTCTTTGAGGGTCAGACGGATGAGCAGGAGATGGGCGTGACCTACGCCGCCATCGACAAATACATCCTCACCGGCGAGGCCAGCGAGCACGACAAGGCCATCATCGATCGCTACCATAGCCGCAGCGAGCATAAGCGCCGCCCGGCCGCAACCTATCACGCCGAATGA
- the ligA gene encoding NAD-dependent DNA ligase LigA, protein MDVREEILTLRRQLEHANFLYYVKDAPEISDFEYDALMRRLEELEAAHPEYASPDSPTQHVGGYALNTFAQVRHQVPLESLQDVFSFDELRAFGARMDGALTQAHDYSVEPKIDGLSMSLEYENGVFVRGATRGDGITGEDVTENLRTLRNLPLTLENAPAKLIVRGEVYMSHEVFAALNAERELLEQPLLANPRNAAAGSVRQQDPKVAAARKLDIIIFNLQFDSDRTFAAHTETLDYLASLGFPVVPYQRCETLDACCARIDWIGDNRETFPFDIDGAVIKINDLAQRQYLGSTAKFPRWAVAYKYPPEKKESRVRDIVVQVGRTGVLTPKAVIEPVRLAGTTVTNATLHNQDFIDNLDLRIGDTVLVQKAGEIIPEILSVVRDKRPEGTVPFHMPDTCPECGAPVVRDPDGAALRCTGAECPAQRLRNIAHFASREAMDIDGLGISLCQSLIEAGLVHSPAELYALEPQSVAALDHMGKKSAENLMAAIEKSKDAGMARLLCAFGIRQVGQKAARVLAMHFGTLDKLMAATEEELMAIPDVGPTTAAYLRAWFDNPQSQHQIRLLRDAGVSFDSREQVVDRRFAGKTFVLTGALEHFSRDEASAIIERFGGKTSSSVSKKTSYLLAGENTGSKYQKALTLGTPIITEAEFLDMIQE, encoded by the coding sequence ATGGATGTACGCGAAGAGATCCTGACGCTGCGCCGTCAGCTGGAACACGCAAATTTTCTCTATTACGTGAAGGACGCGCCCGAGATCAGCGACTTTGAATACGACGCGCTTATGCGCAGGCTCGAAGAGCTCGAGGCGGCGCACCCGGAGTACGCCTCGCCCGATTCGCCGACGCAGCACGTCGGCGGCTACGCGCTCAACACCTTTGCGCAGGTGCGCCATCAGGTGCCGCTCGAGAGCCTGCAGGACGTGTTCTCGTTCGACGAGCTGCGCGCGTTCGGCGCGCGCATGGACGGTGCGCTCACGCAGGCGCATGATTATTCCGTCGAGCCGAAGATCGACGGTCTGTCCATGTCGCTCGAGTATGAAAACGGGGTGTTCGTCCGCGGCGCTACGCGCGGCGACGGCATCACCGGCGAAGACGTGACGGAAAACCTCCGCACGCTGCGCAACCTGCCGCTGACGCTTGAAAACGCGCCTGCAAAGCTTATCGTGCGCGGTGAGGTCTATATGTCGCACGAAGTATTCGCAGCGCTCAATGCCGAGCGCGAGCTGCTCGAACAGCCGCTGCTGGCCAATCCCCGCAACGCGGCGGCGGGCTCTGTGCGCCAGCAGGACCCGAAGGTCGCGGCGGCGCGCAAGCTCGATATCATCATCTTCAACCTCCAGTTTGACAGCGACCGCACGTTTGCCGCGCACACGGAAACGCTGGACTATCTGGCGTCGCTGGGCTTCCCGGTCGTGCCGTATCAGCGCTGTGAAACGCTCGATGCCTGCTGCGCGCGCATTGACTGGATCGGCGACAACCGCGAGACGTTCCCGTTCGACATCGACGGCGCGGTCATCAAGATCAACGACCTTGCGCAGCGGCAGTATCTCGGCAGCACGGCAAAGTTCCCGCGCTGGGCGGTGGCATATAAGTACCCGCCGGAGAAGAAGGAGAGCCGCGTGCGCGACATCGTCGTGCAGGTCGGCCGCACGGGCGTGCTCACGCCGAAGGCGGTCATTGAGCCGGTGCGTCTGGCCGGCACGACCGTCACGAATGCCACGCTGCACAATCAGGACTTCATCGACAACCTCGACCTGCGCATCGGCGACACGGTGCTCGTGCAGAAGGCGGGGGAGATCATTCCCGAGATCCTCTCCGTCGTGCGCGATAAGCGGCCGGAGGGCACGGTGCCGTTTCATATGCCGGATACCTGCCCGGAGTGCGGCGCGCCCGTCGTGCGCGACCCGGACGGTGCGGCCCTGCGCTGCACGGGTGCGGAGTGCCCGGCGCAGCGGCTGCGCAACATTGCGCACTTTGCCTCCCGCGAGGCGATGGATATCGACGGCCTCGGCATCTCGCTGTGCCAGTCGCTGATTGAGGCGGGGCTCGTGCACTCCCCGGCGGAGCTGTATGCGCTCGAGCCGCAGTCGGTCGCGGCGCTGGACCATATGGGGAAGAAGTCGGCCGAGAATCTCATGGCCGCCATCGAAAAGAGCAAGGATGCCGGCATGGCGCGCCTGCTGTGCGCGTTCGGCATCCGGCAGGTTGGGCAGAAGGCGGCCAGAGTGCTGGCCATGCACTTCGGCACGCTGGACAAGCTCATGGCGGCGACGGAAGAAGAGCTCATGGCCATCCCTGACGTCGGCCCGACGACGGCGGCGTACCTGCGTGCATGGTTCGATAACCCACAATCACAGCACCAGATCCGCCTGCTGCGCGATGCGGGCGTCAGCTTTGATTCCAGGGAGCAGGTCGTGGACCGCCGCTTTGCCGGCAAGACGTTTGTGCTCACCGGCGCGCTCGAGCACTTCAGCCGCGACGAGGCCAGTGCCATCATCGAGCGCTTCGGCGGCAAGACGAGTTCTTCCGTGTCGAAAAAAACGTCCTATCTGCTCGCCGGCGAAAACACCGGCTCGAAGTATCAGAAGGCGCTCACGCTCGGCACGCCTATCATTACGGAAGCTGAATTCCTGGACATGATCCAGGAGTAA
- a CDS encoding sporulation protein YunB — translation MICAPRRWRPAARRCPLRPNRKLAALLLVCILLGGMAYFTVSVLHLIMQLAVNSACDLMQLKINAAVTAATAQVQGDYYTYRTDADGTITAVSIDTEHVGQVSSLVLEHMMDGDDGQVELDIPLETLFGVNFLPGLKLPLPVRILVLTTSDVNYHNELMSAAINQSKYQLYLNVKMDLDILVPWEHKTETVGTNVLLAETVIVGKVPQTYVEVE, via the coding sequence ATGATTTGTGCACCTCGCCGCTGGAGACCGGCTGCCCGCCGGTGCCCGCTGCGGCCGAACCGGAAGCTGGCGGCGCTGCTGCTGGTATGCATTCTGTTGGGCGGCATGGCGTATTTTACCGTGTCGGTGCTGCACCTGATCATGCAGCTGGCCGTCAACTCCGCCTGCGACCTCATGCAGCTGAAAATCAACGCCGCCGTCACGGCGGCGACGGCGCAGGTGCAGGGCGACTATTATACCTACCGCACGGACGCTGACGGGACCATTACGGCCGTGAGCATCGACACCGAGCACGTGGGGCAGGTGTCCTCGCTCGTGCTCGAGCACATGATGGACGGGGACGACGGGCAGGTCGAGCTGGACATCCCGCTTGAGACGCTCTTCGGCGTGAATTTTCTGCCGGGGCTCAAGCTGCCGCTGCCAGTGCGCATCCTTGTGCTGACGACGTCGGACGTGAACTATCACAACGAGCTCATGTCGGCCGCGATCAACCAGAGCAAATATCAACTATATCTGAACGTGAAGATGGATCTCGACATTCTGGTGCCCTGGGAGCACAAGACCGAGACCGTGGGCACGAACGTCCTGCTGGCCGAGACGGTCATCGTCGGCAAAGTGCCCCAGACGTATGTGGAAGTGGAGTAG
- the murD gene encoding UDP-N-acetylmuramoyl-L-alanine--D-glutamate ligase: protein MTFSDYMDYLRGKRIGVIGFGVSNQPLVRVLLRNGCDVTVCDRRDRAQLGATGDEAAAQGAKFILGADYLEHLDFDVIFRTPGVLPIVPQLRAAAQSGAILTSEMEAFCNLCPCRIIAITGSDGKTTTSTITAELLRAQGYTVHLGGNIGTPLFDRIPEIRPEDFAVLELSSFQLHSMHCAPDVAIITNISPNHLDVHPDFEDYVSAKCSIYRGQRPDGCLVLNAKDAHTPRFAAEAPGRVRYFSSIGPVENGVYCTDGVIYRAHDGKAEKILDAAEIRIPGAHNVENYMAAFAATDGLVGNAACVQVAHTFSGVPHRMERIRELNGITFINDSIASSPTRTIAGLHALPKPPVIILGGHDKHIPFDTLGDEVCLHAKAAVVVGETAQRIAAAIRASKCYDPGKLPLVEAPDFRAAVETAYGLAQPGDIVTLSPSCSSFDFFKNFEERGNTFRAIVESLQ, encoded by the coding sequence ATGACCTTTTCGGACTATATGGACTATCTGCGCGGCAAGCGCATCGGCGTCATCGGCTTCGGCGTGAGCAATCAGCCGCTCGTGCGCGTGCTGCTGCGCAACGGCTGCGACGTGACGGTGTGCGACCGGCGCGACCGCGCCCAGCTCGGCGCGACCGGCGACGAGGCCGCGGCGCAGGGCGCAAAATTTATCCTTGGTGCGGATTATCTGGAGCATCTGGACTTCGACGTCATCTTCCGCACACCGGGCGTGCTGCCCATCGTGCCGCAGCTGCGCGCGGCTGCGCAAAGCGGCGCGATCCTCACCTCCGAGATGGAGGCGTTCTGCAATCTCTGCCCGTGCCGCATCATCGCCATCACCGGCAGCGACGGCAAGACCACGACCTCGACCATCACGGCCGAGCTCCTGCGTGCGCAGGGGTACACCGTGCACCTCGGCGGCAACATCGGCACGCCGCTCTTTGACCGCATTCCGGAGATCCGTCCGGAGGATTTTGCCGTGCTCGAGCTCAGCAGCTTCCAGCTGCACAGCATGCACTGCGCGCCGGATGTGGCCATCATCACGAACATTTCGCCGAATCATCTGGATGTGCATCCGGATTTCGAGGACTACGTGTCGGCCAAGTGCAGCATTTACCGCGGCCAGCGGCCGGACGGCTGCCTGGTGCTCAACGCGAAGGACGCCCACACGCCGCGCTTCGCGGCCGAGGCGCCGGGGCGCGTGCGCTATTTCAGCAGCATCGGCCCGGTGGAAAACGGCGTTTACTGCACGGATGGTGTGATTTACCGCGCGCACGATGGCAAGGCGGAGAAGATCCTCGACGCCGCCGAGATCCGCATTCCCGGCGCGCACAACGTGGAAAACTATATGGCGGCCTTTGCCGCAACCGACGGCCTGGTCGGCAATGCGGCGTGCGTTCAGGTCGCGCACACCTTCTCTGGCGTGCCGCACCGCATGGAGCGCATCCGCGAGCTCAACGGCATTACGTTCATCAACGATTCCATCGCCTCGAGCCCCACGCGCACGATCGCGGGCCTGCACGCGCTGCCGAAGCCGCCGGTCATCATCCTCGGCGGGCACGACAAGCACATCCCGTTTGATACGCTCGGTGACGAGGTCTGCCTGCACGCGAAGGCGGCGGTCGTCGTCGGCGAGACGGCGCAGCGCATTGCCGCCGCCATCCGCGCGTCGAAATGCTATGACCCGGGAAAGCTGCCGCTCGTTGAGGCGCCGGATTTTCGCGCAGCGGTCGAGACGGCCTACGGCCTTGCGCAGCCGGGCGATATCGTGACGCTCTCGCCGTCCTGCTCATCGTTTGATTTCTTCAAAAACTTTGAAGAGCGCGGCAATACCTTCCGCGCCATTGTGGAATCTCTGCAATAA